In the Methylomonas rhizoryzae genome, one interval contains:
- a CDS encoding response regulator transcription factor has product MAELTIKTLSKIFIVDDDPSLRKALALVLEQEGMSVLAFNSAEDFLASSMPKCHSCAIVDMHLPGMSGLELQEVLVKMHIALPVIILTGYGEIPASVKAIKLGAEDYLVKPVTREKLVTAVQSALAKCEQMHTTTERRQQAEQRLRYLTKREREVMLLATRGSSDKEIARHLNISHRTVEKHKSSLMHKTGSTKLLDLITLASECGLIFGDGLES; this is encoded by the coding sequence ATGGCTGAGCTTACGATTAAAACCTTGTCTAAGATATTTATTGTTGATGACGACCCTTCACTACGTAAAGCTTTGGCACTAGTTCTTGAACAGGAAGGCATGTCGGTTCTCGCCTTCAACAGTGCGGAAGACTTTTTGGCGTCAAGCATGCCGAAATGCCATAGTTGCGCGATTGTGGACATGCATTTACCCGGAATGAGCGGTTTGGAACTACAGGAAGTGCTGGTTAAAATGCACATCGCCTTACCGGTCATCATTCTTACCGGATACGGAGAGATCCCGGCCAGCGTCAAGGCAATAAAATTGGGTGCCGAAGATTATCTAGTCAAGCCGGTAACCCGGGAAAAGCTCGTCACCGCCGTACAGTCGGCGTTGGCAAAATGCGAGCAGATGCATACCACTACCGAACGTCGACAGCAGGCTGAACAGCGGTTACGGTATTTGACCAAGCGCGAGCGGGAAGTCATGCTGCTGGCGACACGAGGCTCCAGCGATAAAGAAATTGCCCGGCACTTGAATATCAGCCACCGTACCGTGGAAAAACACAAAAGCAGCCTGATGCACAAGACCGGCTCGACAAAATTGCTGGATTTGATCACACTCGCTTCGGAATGCGGTCTGATTTTCGGCGACGGGCTGGAGTCGTAA
- a CDS encoding DUF11 domain-containing protein: MKKTTSIAALAAGLLLTGAASAKSLYVIANINANPTPIRTYDIQGATNYLVFQSQTTIPGRAGGAVGLGIDTTHAKLFVTYEVSNVIQLIDATNFADLGFTSAPGASNLAGIVVDQGKNKVYTVDRETNHLYVYSWNSATNTLTLDGGAFKTLTGVSRANGIALDESRGRLYIGDRDSTTVRYYDTNSFATTPIAVAGTVDLAAEGQTAMGVAIDSVRNILYTGNAYGPYGSRGKLVKYDLSTNTLSAYTLPGAASGDNVIGVAVDENTGNVYTTTGNQGFGGTDTVIVFSSALTVLKNDIGDLGDPTGIAIPREDISFNPLNFSKTDSPDPVATGNDLAYTLCYNNASNPNPVNNVNIVDTLPAGTSFVSASGTGSFNGVDKVTWLEGTVAGGAAQVCRNLVVEVTAGAGSTLLNSATIDSDQTPPTTRTEITTVGGTTVCDVDGDGDVDRNDISAIFAARGTRIPSGTDDPRDADGDGLITVNDSRQCVLQCTLSKCAPL, translated from the coding sequence ATGAAAAAGACAACCTCTATCGCTGCGCTGGCAGCAGGTTTGCTTTTGACAGGGGCCGCAAGTGCCAAGTCGTTGTATGTCATTGCAAATATCAATGCAAATCCAACTCCTATCAGAACTTACGATATCCAAGGAGCCACCAATTATCTGGTGTTTCAATCCCAAACCACGATTCCAGGCCGCGCCGGCGGTGCTGTCGGTTTGGGCATCGATACCACCCATGCGAAGCTATTCGTTACCTACGAAGTCAGCAACGTCATTCAACTTATAGACGCGACCAACTTTGCCGATTTAGGTTTTACTTCTGCGCCAGGTGCCTCAAATTTAGCCGGCATCGTAGTCGATCAGGGTAAAAACAAGGTCTATACCGTCGACCGGGAAACCAATCATTTATATGTGTATTCCTGGAACTCGGCTACCAACACACTCACATTAGACGGCGGTGCTTTTAAAACATTGACGGGCGTATCGAGGGCCAACGGCATTGCGTTGGACGAAAGCCGCGGCCGTTTATACATCGGTGATCGGGATAGTACCACCGTGCGCTATTACGATACCAACAGCTTTGCAACGACGCCGATTGCGGTAGCCGGAACTGTCGATTTGGCTGCGGAAGGTCAGACGGCAATGGGTGTCGCCATCGATTCTGTACGCAATATTTTGTACACGGGAAATGCCTATGGGCCGTACGGTAGCCGCGGCAAACTCGTGAAATATGACCTCAGTACCAACACCCTCAGTGCCTATACACTTCCGGGCGCGGCTTCCGGGGATAATGTCATTGGTGTTGCGGTGGACGAAAATACCGGGAATGTCTACACAACTACGGGAAATCAAGGTTTTGGCGGTACCGACACTGTAATTGTATTTAGCTCCGCCCTAACCGTATTGAAGAACGATATTGGCGATTTGGGCGATCCCACCGGTATCGCCATACCGCGCGAAGACATTTCCTTCAACCCGTTAAATTTCTCCAAAACCGATAGTCCGGATCCCGTTGCGACCGGAAACGATCTGGCTTATACCCTGTGCTACAACAATGCCAGCAATCCAAATCCAGTCAACAATGTCAACATTGTCGATACCCTGCCTGCAGGAACCAGCTTTGTATCGGCATCCGGGACGGGCAGTTTTAACGGCGTAGACAAAGTGACGTGGCTGGAAGGCACTGTCGCAGGCGGAGCCGCACAAGTTTGCCGCAATCTGGTGGTGGAAGTAACCGCCGGGGCCGGTTCGACACTACTTAACAGTGCGACGATTGACAGCGATCAAACGCCGCCTACTACGCGCACCGAAATAACGACGGTAGGCGGGACAACGGTGTGCGATGTCGACGGTGACGGCGATGTAGATCGCAACGATATTTCCGCCATCTTTGCAGCGCGCGGAACCAGAATACCCAGCGGAACCGACGATCCGCGCGATGCTGATGGCGACGGTCTGATTACCGTGAACGACAGCCGGCAGTGTGTATTGCAATGCACATTGAGCAAATGCGCTCCGTTATAG
- a CDS encoding PAS domain S-box protein: MTQPISQLTPFQNFLDALPDATLLIDEHHKVLFANIEVETVFGYSPAELQTLDIDRLLPERFRDVHRLKRQNYLAEPTVRRMGSGLTLWALHKDGREFPVEIGLSPVQVDQKTMILCSIRDISHLKKAEQALINDERFKLFMQHAPSAIAMFDRDMRYMTVSRRFLMDYGLEDRDIIGLSCYEVFPEISERWRDIHRRCLTGEILRADEDSIVRADGRTDWIKWEMCPWYANDGSIGGAILFSEVISARMEVENKLRNSEDHLRKFFDNSVIGIAITNLAGNFQYCNRAYCAITGYSLQELQRLEFQSLIHPDDFEANLAKVRQLIEGEIASFVVENRYINKAGHTVWVRKFGSTLPGDTMYLMVIVIDITQLKRIELDLQQSYRKLAISESLFRSLIESMPQMAWISDSDGVIRYANAQWQAYLGSSAAPESNREWFAPIHPSEHQRVMQTWQHAIRQQGSFSVECRLLNSENNYRWWQIRGVMLNRDPDDAGEWLGICTDIHDLKRDEEALELLNAACFRLWQTHNLEDGLQEMLTATMSMLQTDLGNIQLVSGEGNLRIVAQQGFGQDFLDCFHRVSAVEPTVCGLALRTGHRQMIVDVEQDPLFAPFRDVARQAGFRAVQSTPILSPDGQPIGEISTHFRTPRVLDAFETNMLDIYAQQAANFIKRCQVETRLRRSEEHFRSVFDNALVGISVRDRSGNLLDCNAAYCNLVGYSREELKWMPLDKVVYPADIEAYRHNLQQLRASKVPFFQIEARYVCKSGAEHWVNQYVSILHKQNGEQETVLTVVSDITQLKLSQAELRDSQKHLESAVKTRTQELDEARIAAEKTNAFKSRFLNAASHDLRQPLQSAGLYLSILAKLLESTDCKHICDDLRESLTMMGNILDALLDISRLENGTIVPSKRDVLLGDLFDHMAASTIPLALAKGLDLEYQQNNCVVHTDPALLERIIGNFVANAIKYTERGQITVSCSCDENVARVAVEDTGIGMLHGELLHIFEPYYQINTNEPNGDKGLGLGLAIVKYIADILGLPLAVESMPGKGSVFSVTVPLGMAPRQLATNKPIEPAIKKNYSAKVLFIDDDPAICKAVKMLFDAHGIGGYFCQSGESALVAIADGLRPNIIVSDYQLPGLDGIETVNRIRAAVGANVYALVITGNTALTKGQGFCKSLTNCKVFYKPLNPEKLLHLIESHLSNGLH; this comes from the coding sequence ATGACACAGCCTATTTCACAGCTAACCCCATTCCAAAATTTTCTCGATGCGTTGCCGGATGCGACGCTATTGATCGACGAACATCATAAAGTTCTATTCGCAAATATCGAAGTTGAAACCGTTTTCGGTTACAGCCCGGCCGAACTGCAAACGCTGGATATCGACAGGTTGTTACCGGAACGCTTTCGCGACGTGCACCGGCTCAAGCGGCAAAATTACTTGGCCGAACCGACGGTCAGGCGGATGGGCAGCGGCCTAACGCTGTGGGCACTGCATAAAGACGGTCGCGAATTTCCGGTTGAAATCGGCCTGAGTCCGGTGCAAGTCGATCAGAAAACGATGATTCTCTGCTCGATCCGGGATATCAGTCATTTGAAGAAGGCCGAACAAGCGTTGATCAACGACGAGCGCTTCAAGCTATTTATGCAACATGCGCCATCGGCTATCGCCATGTTCGACCGCGACATGCGCTATATGACGGTCAGCCGGCGTTTTTTGATGGATTACGGGCTGGAAGACCGCGACATCATTGGCTTAAGTTGTTACGAGGTGTTTCCGGAAATCTCCGAACGCTGGCGCGACATCCACCGCCGCTGTCTGACCGGCGAAATCCTGCGCGCGGACGAAGACAGTATTGTTCGCGCCGACGGAAGGACGGATTGGATAAAATGGGAAATGTGCCCGTGGTATGCCAACGATGGCAGTATCGGCGGAGCGATTTTATTCTCCGAAGTCATTTCGGCGCGCATGGAAGTCGAAAATAAACTGCGCAATAGCGAGGACCATCTTCGTAAATTTTTCGATAACTCCGTCATCGGTATCGCCATCACTAATTTGGCCGGGAATTTTCAGTACTGCAATAGGGCGTACTGTGCGATAACCGGCTATTCGTTACAGGAACTGCAACGCCTTGAGTTCCAGAGTTTGATTCATCCCGACGACTTCGAAGCCAATCTGGCCAAGGTCCGGCAACTGATAGAAGGCGAAATCGCTTCGTTCGTCGTCGAAAACCGTTATATCAACAAGGCCGGGCACACGGTCTGGGTGCGAAAATTCGGCTCCACCTTACCTGGGGATACGATGTACCTAATGGTAATCGTCATCGACATCACTCAGCTCAAACGTATCGAGTTGGACTTGCAACAGAGCTACCGGAAATTGGCGATCAGTGAAAGCCTGTTCCGCAGCCTGATCGAATCCATGCCGCAGATGGCGTGGATTTCGGATAGCGATGGCGTAATCCGATATGCCAATGCGCAATGGCAGGCTTATCTGGGCAGTTCGGCTGCTCCGGAGTCGAACAGAGAATGGTTTGCGCCTATTCACCCCAGCGAACACCAACGTGTGATGCAGACCTGGCAGCATGCCATTCGCCAGCAAGGTTCTTTTAGCGTCGAATGCCGACTGCTCAACAGCGAAAATAACTACCGCTGGTGGCAAATTCGCGGCGTCATGCTCAATCGAGACCCGGACGATGCCGGTGAATGGCTGGGTATTTGTACCGATATTCACGATCTGAAACGGGACGAAGAAGCATTGGAACTCCTCAATGCCGCTTGTTTTCGACTTTGGCAAACCCATAATCTGGAAGATGGACTCCAGGAAATGCTGACGGCGACTATGAGCATGTTGCAGACCGACCTGGGCAATATCCAATTGGTGAGCGGCGAGGGCAATTTAAGGATCGTTGCCCAGCAGGGCTTTGGTCAGGATTTCCTGGACTGTTTTCACAGGGTTTCGGCGGTGGAGCCGACGGTTTGCGGGCTGGCATTACGTACCGGTCACCGGCAGATGATCGTAGACGTTGAACAGGATCCGCTTTTTGCGCCGTTTCGGGACGTCGCTCGGCAAGCCGGCTTTCGGGCAGTGCAAAGCACCCCGATACTGTCCCCCGACGGTCAGCCAATCGGCGAGATCTCCACCCATTTCAGAACGCCGCGGGTTTTGGACGCGTTCGAAACCAACATGCTGGACATCTATGCACAACAGGCGGCCAATTTTATCAAGCGCTGTCAGGTCGAAACCCGACTGCGCCGGAGCGAAGAGCATTTTCGTAGCGTTTTCGACAATGCCCTGGTAGGAATCTCCGTGAGAGACCGGAGCGGAAATCTGCTGGATTGCAACGCCGCTTACTGCAATTTAGTGGGATACAGTCGCGAAGAACTCAAATGGATGCCGCTGGATAAAGTCGTCTATCCCGCCGACATCGAGGCATACCGGCATAACCTACAGCAATTGAGAGCGAGCAAAGTGCCGTTTTTCCAAATCGAAGCCCGCTATGTATGTAAATCCGGCGCCGAGCATTGGGTTAACCAATACGTATCGATACTGCACAAACAAAACGGCGAGCAAGAGACTGTACTGACGGTTGTCTCGGATATTACCCAACTGAAACTCAGTCAAGCCGAATTGCGTGACAGTCAAAAACATCTCGAGTCCGCTGTGAAAACCCGGACACAGGAACTTGACGAGGCACGGATTGCCGCTGAAAAAACCAATGCCTTCAAGAGCCGGTTTTTGAATGCCGCCAGCCACGATTTGCGTCAACCGCTACAATCGGCCGGTTTGTACCTCTCTATATTGGCCAAGCTTCTGGAGTCAACGGATTGTAAGCATATTTGCGACGACCTGCGCGAATCGCTGACTATGATGGGAAACATTCTGGATGCGTTGCTCGACATCTCGCGATTGGAAAACGGCACTATCGTGCCCAGCAAGCGGGATGTCTTGCTGGGCGATCTATTCGATCATATGGCTGCCAGCACCATTCCGCTGGCGCTCGCCAAAGGTTTGGATCTTGAATATCAACAAAACAATTGTGTCGTACATACCGATCCGGCATTGCTCGAACGCATCATCGGCAATTTTGTAGCTAACGCTATCAAGTATACCGAGCGAGGACAGATAACCGTTTCCTGCTCCTGCGACGAAAACGTTGCACGCGTTGCTGTGGAAGATACCGGAATAGGGATGCTCCACGGTGAATTGCTACATATTTTCGAACCTTACTACCAAATCAACACCAACGAGCCAAATGGTGATAAAGGTTTAGGCTTGGGTTTAGCGATCGTCAAATATATCGCAGACATCCTCGGTCTACCGTTGGCCGTAGAATCGATGCCCGGCAAAGGCTCGGTGTTTTCGGTCACGGTGCCGTTGGGCATGGCCCCACGGCAGTTGGCTACAAATAAACCGATAGAGCCGGCAATTAAAAAAAATTACTCTGCGAAAGTACTGTTTATCGATGACGATCCGGCCATCTGCAAAGCGGTAAAAATGCTGTTCGATGCCCACGGAATCGGCGGCTATTTCTGTCAGAGCGGCGAGTCTGCCCTAGTTGCTATAGCAGACGGACTAAGGCCCAACATTATTGTTAGTGACTATCAATTGCCCGGTTTGGATGGCATTGAGACCGTCAACCGCATCCGCGCGGCAGTCGGCGCAAACGTGTACGCGTTAGTCATTACCGGCAATACTGCATTAACGAAAGGACAAGGGTTCTGCAAATCGCTTACGAACTGTAAAGTTTTCTATAAACCATTGAATCCTGAAAAGTTGTTGCACTTGATCGAATCGCATCTGTCCAATGGCTTGCATTGA
- a CDS encoding choice-of-anchor Q domain-containing protein — translation MKKILLNSLYVIAVLFSEPALTAPIISLDPHPQKVHLGENIFITINVSGLQSGGTNTLLAAFSMDVHFDSDIFQFLPGLSSFGSGLGDVGLGEALIGASSPGSGILSLYELSLLEDSTSNCILCTGPYLEDLQGNSFTLANLAFYMPFDAKFSGTTSIFSTANVILSDPFGKEITNFSNPSTAVSVDEPTTTLLIIIGLILIIGKNYKHVFFTKDSRRIRNSILIDIWYIKYTIGFCLLATIPPAPADNCPVSTVNAVNDLIQAINSANTSNACLITIQKGNYLISDSIETDSGEEIGLPEITSNITIQGAGTDVTTITTNLQNLRAINIAESGNLTIRDVKLTGFMGHSGAAINNKGQLTLSNILISDNSNDDNGGGIYNENKLTINDSIFSNNTANCGGGIYSASGKMIISNTKFESNTLDDGDCAGGAIFNKNTDATLIKVLILDNYNPSIRFNPGYGGGIYNDGSMTIIDATISRNDQDKGGGIYNDGKLILNNSTVTDNFASHGGGIFNDGNLTMLNTTVSKNIASGGSGGGIANLNTVLINNGTIAQNQCIDCNNDDSSPFPLPGGGIANRDEGVQVKNTIISSNTSDTGSTGNCSAPIISNGYNLDSDGTCDLNQPGDIANQDAKLGLLQDNMGPTFTHALLDGSPAIDAGDNNGCPSRDQRGAIRPQDGDGDHEVKCDIGAYEAGVLTDLDKVQVNGDANKDLPFIRLTSDEPSKAGSAFLPTVFALTPTSVIHTRFSFQIGGIYSDGPLGSDGLAFVMHNDPRGPTAVGNSGEGLGFGINETGDNPVNPIAPSIAIEFDTHRNAFPLHFSPDPDDNHIALINNGEIFNHLAYDTPALSLNDGSIRYVWLDYVGVSKHLEVFMAASEVKPAAPIISTTVDLSSSLGNKVYFGFTAGTGGGFNRHDILSWKLNFVFSPAIGDFNGDSCVDQADLITLLAVINGTGNKPLTYDLNGDGKVNIADSRKLVTLFTRPRGNACF, via the coding sequence ATGAAAAAAATTCTACTCAATTCATTGTATGTAATTGCAGTATTGTTTTCCGAGCCGGCGTTAACTGCACCTATAATTTCGCTGGATCCACATCCTCAAAAAGTCCACCTGGGAGAAAATATTTTTATCACTATTAATGTATCTGGTTTGCAGTCGGGGGGAACAAATACTTTACTTGCTGCATTTAGCATGGATGTGCACTTTGATAGCGATATTTTTCAGTTCTTGCCGGGGCTTTCGTCATTCGGCAGCGGATTAGGTGATGTAGGCTTGGGCGAAGCATTGATTGGAGCTTCATCTCCCGGCTCCGGAATATTAAGCTTATATGAACTGTCTTTACTGGAAGATAGTACCAGTAACTGTATTCTATGCACAGGCCCTTATTTGGAAGATTTACAAGGCAATAGTTTTACGTTGGCAAACTTGGCCTTCTATATGCCGTTTGACGCTAAATTTTCCGGCACAACAAGCATATTTTCGACTGCCAATGTAATATTAAGCGATCCTTTCGGAAAGGAAATTACAAACTTCAGTAATCCAAGCACCGCCGTGTCGGTAGACGAACCGACAACTACACTATTGATAATTATTGGCCTTATTTTAATTATTGGAAAAAATTATAAGCATGTTTTTTTTACAAAAGATAGCCGGCGCATCAGAAATTCGATTTTAATTGATATATGGTATATTAAGTATACAATTGGATTCTGTCTATTAGCAACAATACCACCAGCACCTGCCGATAATTGCCCGGTTAGTACGGTAAATGCTGTTAACGATTTAATTCAGGCAATTAATAGCGCCAATACAAGTAATGCTTGCCTAATAACTATTCAGAAAGGTAACTACCTAATTTCAGATTCCATAGAAACGGACTCAGGTGAAGAGATAGGCTTACCTGAAATCACTAGCAATATAACAATTCAAGGCGCAGGAACGGACGTCACAACAATTACAACAAATCTTCAAAATCTTAGAGCGATTAATATCGCAGAATCAGGAAATTTGACAATCAGAGATGTTAAATTAACCGGATTTATGGGGCATTCAGGAGCAGCAATTAATAACAAAGGCCAATTGACACTTTCAAATATTTTAATCTCCGACAATAGCAATGATGATAACGGTGGCGGCATTTACAACGAAAATAAATTAACTATCAATGACAGCATTTTCTCAAATAATACTGCAAATTGCGGGGGAGGAATTTACTCAGCGAGTGGCAAAATGATAATTAGCAACACCAAGTTTGAAAGCAACACACTGGACGATGGAGATTGCGCCGGCGGCGCGATATTCAATAAAAATACTGATGCGACTTTAATAAAAGTCTTGATATTGGACAATTATAATCCATCAATACGATTTAATCCAGGATATGGAGGAGGAATATACAACGACGGTTCCATGACAATTATAGATGCAACGATTTCAAGAAATGATCAGGATAAAGGTGGAGGCATCTATAACGACGGAAAGCTTATACTAAATAACTCCACAGTTACAGATAATTTTGCCTCACACGGTGGCGGTATCTTTAACGATGGAAATTTAACTATGCTAAATACTACTGTCAGCAAGAATATCGCTTCGGGCGGCAGTGGTGGCGGGATTGCAAACCTAAATACGGTGTTAATTAATAATGGCACTATTGCTCAAAATCAATGTATAGATTGCAATAATGATGATTCATCGCCGTTCCCCCTACCTGGAGGCGGGATTGCGAACAGAGATGAGGGCGTTCAAGTTAAAAACACGATTATTTCAAGCAACACAAGCGATACCGGTTCAACCGGCAACTGTAGCGCACCGATCATATCCAATGGCTATAATTTGGATAGTGATGGAACTTGTGACCTAAATCAGCCGGGCGATATTGCAAACCAGGATGCCAAATTGGGGCTGCTACAAGATAACATGGGGCCTACGTTTACTCACGCGTTATTGGATGGCAGTCCCGCAATCGATGCAGGCGACAACAACGGCTGTCCTTCCAGAGATCAGAGAGGGGCAATTCGCCCGCAAGATGGTGACGGGGACCACGAAGTCAAATGCGATATTGGCGCTTACGAAGCCGGAGTCTTGACCGATCTTGACAAGGTTCAAGTCAATGGCGACGCAAACAAGGATTTACCCTTTATCCGCTTGACCAGCGATGAGCCGTCCAAAGCAGGTAGCGCGTTCTTGCCTACGGTCTTTGCCCTGACTCCGACTTCAGTCATACACACCCGGTTTTCATTTCAAATCGGCGGCATATATTCCGACGGTCCTCTGGGATCGGATGGCTTAGCCTTTGTCATGCACAATGACCCGCGCGGACCTACCGCCGTGGGAAATAGCGGGGAAGGCTTAGGTTTCGGAATTAACGAAACCGGAGATAATCCCGTCAATCCGATAGCGCCAAGCATCGCCATAGAGTTTGATACGCACCGGAATGCCTTTCCACTTCATTTTTCGCCCGATCCGGACGACAACCACATTGCTCTGATCAACAACGGCGAGATATTCAATCATCTTGCTTATGACACGCCCGCTTTATCGCTTAACGACGGCTCCATCCGTTATGTGTGGCTCGATTACGTTGGAGTAAGCAAGCACCTTGAAGTGTTTATGGCCGCAAGCGAAGTTAAACCTGCCGCTCCAATCATTTCAACTACTGTCGATTTGTCGTCCAGCCTGGGAAATAAAGTCTATTTCGGCTTTACTGCAGGAACCGGAGGTGGATTTAATCGCCATGACATTCTTTCCTGGAAGTTAAACTTCGTTTTTTCGCCCGCTATAGGCGATTTCAATGGCGATAGCTGCGTCGATCAAGCCGACTTAATAACTTTATTGGCAGTTATCAACGGTACCGGAAACAAACCATTAACTTACGATTTAAACGGCGATGGCAAAGTGAATATTGCCGATTCGCGTAAGCTGGTGACCTTGTTCACTAGACCGCGTGGTAACGCTTGTTTTTAA